Part of the Fundulus heteroclitus isolate FHET01 chromosome 20, MU-UCD_Fhet_4.1, whole genome shotgun sequence genome, TTCTGCAGGTTACTGCGCCgaactatttttatttgaaatatgaTCGAAATGTCAGTTTATAGAACAGGGCACATGCCAAAAAtagtaaagtaaaaagaacctgCAGGGTTGTTGCTGTAGTTTCCTTACATTTTTCTTAGAGCTCTAAACAATATAAAGAGGAGAAAACTCAAACTGGAATTAAAGCCTGTAGTTTGACGTGACTTCAGCAGGGCTTCCTGAGACGTTACGTCTCGGCTCTTGGAGCAGTGACGCTGAGGAATGCAGCGTACGCGTGTCGGAGTTGTGTCTGTGTAGCATTCCAGTCGCTGTTAGTGGAGCTATGTGAATTACGTTTTACAGCAGGGGGAATGTAGGGAATCTGCTGCCACGAGAAGGTCACTTTTGTTTACCGACACACTCTTGCAAAGCCGgttcctctgtgtgtttgtgtgccgCTTCCTATTGAGAAAAGCTTTTAGAAATCTGGTACATGTCAGGCTATATTTTCTATGAACTGGAtgcctttgtttattttagctaaatataaaatttataaCAATTAGACATTTCACTCACAGTTCAGATCCTCTGTATAGTGCATTACCAGCATCCCTCACTGCTTTGCCATAGTTTAAATTTGAATGCACTGGGTTTGTACCGCGCTATTCATTCACTGGACAGCTTCACATACAGTCGGTGGAAAGAGCTGGCAAAAAAACGCTTTAGCGTTTGGTTGTTTGCAAGCTGGTAAACCAAGGTTTTGAAGCCAGAAATTGACTCAGGATGTTTGAGGAGACATCAACGATACCAACCTGCGAGGCCTGAACGTAAACGTAGCATTAACGTGTTAGAGAAACGTCACCGGCCACCTTTAAAGCCCAGACCCCCACTTCTGCAGGAGCTTCCAGACCACAACACAGAAGAGAGTCTTGTGGAAGCTGCTCTGACGTCCTCTGAATGCCGCTTTATCACTCTGCACGTGCTTTGTTTCGCCTCGTTGATTATTTTATCTCTGAAAGGCTTCTTTTGTGTCTTTGTCCTCCTCAGATTTGGGACATGAGCGACGATGAGAGCATCTGATGGGTCGAGCAGCAGAAGAATTTCACTTTTCTCAATACCAAACATCAACTCTATACATTAGACACAAGGTGCACCATCAGGGCCGAgcaccaagtaaaaaaaaaaaaaaacgaatcatTCACAAGCAGACAGagcttgagttttttttgttgtctaaaATCATGTATGTTTGTGTCAAGtttttttgtctgattgttaaaaagtctttttttttttaaactgttagtTACAATAAACCCATCAAAATAAACTGGTTTAGTCGAGTCAGCAAGGTTTCAACAGCATCTGTTTGCTCATTCAGCttggaggggggggaaaaaaaagaatgaaaacacaaaaacacatctGAAGCCATCTCATGCTCTGCTTCCTAGAGACTCAAACATATACAGAGCAGCTGATACTAAAACCAGCTTTCAGATCATTCCTGTCAGGAAACCTGCGCAGATGTTTCTGTGCAGCTGGACTGCAGACCGGCGGGGACCAAACCAAGGAGACCAACCAGCGTACCGGAGATCTTTAGAAGTTactgggttgttttgttttgttttttctactttgcACTGTCTTGTGTCTAGAAACTTGAATGCTTGTTAAGGCATGTAACATTTCAACTGGTTGGTTATTTGTCCAACAAATAAAAGCTcagtgtgggggaaaaaaaaaaaaaaaaaagactaggtCTCTGTTTAAAAGTGAAGCAGCAACtaagaataaaatgtttgaacaaaaaTGTAACTGCGTAATCCAAGTTTTCTCAGTCTGTTTTCCATGACTGATTAATCCCAGTTTTTGTTCAGCTTAGCTAATTCACTTCTGTTAGCATTTAACTGAAAAAactataataaaatgtttccttaCAGTTCGGCATCAAAGGGCTTTAGATCCCTGTGCGGTTTGTGCGTAATGGAACTGCATGCACTCTACATCCTCCCACACTTACTGTTTAGCTGCAGGAATGCCTCTCCTCACACAACCACATGAAAAGAGCTGCAGGACAGACACGCAGTCGGTGGTTTAAAAGCACTTTATTGTTCATCAAGGCTACTTTTACGTACAAAAAAGGTGGCCTGCCAAAACCTTTTGAGTAGGAGACACAGAGCcacaaaatttgtttttttttatacaatattTCTTACAGTTCAGAGTATTACTACCACTAAGAACATGCTACTTCCACTTTAAAGACAGGATGTGGAGCAATCAGAGTGAGGAGCAACTCCTCTTTGATTTGTCAGCTGAATGCGTAACTTGATCGGGATTTATTACAGATGGAAACTGGTAGTGGATTCACAGCTAATCTGCCACCAAGATCATTAAAAGAAATGCCCTGAAAGAGAATAAATGATTCACACGTTATTAGGCTTCCAGCTGTAGAGCAAGGCCCACCATCTCTGTTGCTAACATAATGTACCTGCTAGCTGGACCGTTGTTACGCTTTCTCAAGGTTAATGGGTTTTATCAAtgcaatatatatgtatattaaaaaaagttaaatttttgttCAAAAGTCTCAACAGATGTAGAAGAACGGGGATGAGTGGAAGTAGCGATTGTCAGCGACACACCTGTGTGTGGCGTAACGTGGTTTCATACGTTTACTGTGTTCCTGCACTTGAACCTTTTACTCTGACAGACAAAACtctactgacaaaaaaaaaaagatcaacttttttcacaaacaaaaaaaaagaaaatgcaatgaTTACAATATAAGGACAGAAATAACAATTAAATAGCTACATATCATTAACAAATTAATTGTTCCTCAAAAAAATACctacgatttttttttctctgtacatTCGTTACGCACAGCGTAATGATGGTCTTAGAGTTagctaatatatatatttataaaaaaaaaaaaagatttaagtgATTTTCCTACAGTGTGTAGGGAGTGCATGCCCGACGCGTGGCTCGCGCTTCCTACCTACAGGGTGGTCGTGAAATGAtaatgagaaagaaaataaatcaaaatcctCTGGACTTCCAGCCTCTTTCCCTCGTGTTTTCTAGCAAGGTGCTCACCACCACGCTTGTAGACGGGGAGGTCGTCAGGCATTGCTGTGAGACCCTAAATACAGTGCTGTGGAAAGGCTTTTGTTCCCATTGCTGACttctatttttgcattttttttaaaaagtcacacTTAACTGTGAAGgatcaaatacatttcaatatcAGGCAAAGATAGGACTAaactaaataaaggttttaaatagTCAATTCATAAAGGGATTAAAAACAACCCTAGTCAATAAAGGGCCAAAAACAGAGGGAGCTGCGGAGGACCTGGCATTCGGTCTAAAGAGGTTAACGTTTGACAGAAAGCCAGGTTTGTTTGGCTTGTCGTTTTTCCTTAAACATAAATgtggaaacagtttttttttgtaaatacccTGGTTGTCTTTGACATTAAGAATATGACAGAGTGTCTCACAGCACTGTAGACTTTAAGGCACAAGGTAAATGTCTTGTGACTCACAGCTCGCGCTTACAAAAGCACAGCTCCTGCAGCTCAGGGTCTGCCGCCCCAGCCAGCCACACCTCACTGGTCACAGAAAGCATGTAAAAGTgatcatgttctttttttttttttttaagtaaatctAAGCTAAACTGACCCTTCGGAAACTTTCCTCATCCTTCCGCTTTCGATAGCCGATGATGGAATGTGTGGACGATTGAGAGAAGAGAGAACACCTTCCATTGCTGGAACGTCGTAGGATCCCCGTACTCGCTAccgaaaaaaaaagcttgtcgTTCCATTAACTGAAGCTCAGCGACATGAAATGATTCTCCACACTGCTACGAGGCTAGGTCTCTCAAACTGAAGCTCTAAATGTCTTCGAAAATGTTATGGCACCCAAGTAAAAGTTTGCTCCTTTAGTCGGAAGCGAAGCGCCGTGGAGGGAAGTCTGGGACGAGCAGCCCTGGCTGGCTGAGAAAGATGCTGCGTCTGCTACAGGCCTACGTAAAAGTTCCCAACTGGAGGAATGTATGCCGCCGTGGTGCCGGTTGTATTACAGAATCTGATTCATGTATTTAGGCTGCAGGAAAAGAAACCACTTAattacactaaaaaaaaaaaaaaaaaaggtgtctgGACACCAAGTCAGAGCAGGAAAAGTCAACTGAGGGAGGTTGAACGGTCAACGTTAATTCTGATAAACTGCTAGCTAAGAAATGACTGTTGTAAGTGGCCCAATTCcaatttttgtgatttttgttgaTTCTTTAGTGTCAATAGGATACGTTTTCAGACTGCATCGCCACAAGCATCCAAGCCTTGGAGACTACCACACACCGCGGTAGGCTTTGTGGGGGAAACGCTGCTACGGAGGTTGGGCTTAGATGCTTGAGGTGAAAATCCCCACAGCGCTCTCTATCGACTCGGGTGTCTCAGCTCAGTCACGCTGAAGTGTGCGGCATCCTGTACCAGCGATGGATCAACGTCTTAAGAAAACCCAAATGAACAGCAGAACTCAAAGCCAGCCCACCCCGATGACTTGAAGCGTCGCCGTGCTGAGATGGTTCTGAATGAGCCGTTAACAGAGCCTGTCCAGAGGCTGTCCCACTATAGTTACCATACCGATAAtaatggaaaaacaacaaacaaaaaacccaaacgTACAAAAgtataacaacaacaatatggAGTACAACTGACCCAGCAGTGAGTGGATAGTGTCTATGTCAGTTACcgacagcaaaacaaaaaagaagtaaaaactaACATctgaatgaacaaaaataaaaaggttaataGTTAAGCTTGAAATGCTAAAAACCCTAATAGATACCAGCTATTAAACAATAGAAAATACATGCACCTGTAAAAGCATTAATTTACCTTTAAAACCTTAGAAATCTATTAAACCACAGTCTGTaggaggggtggggtgggggacATAGGTAGCAGGGTGTTAGCTGAATATAATTCTAACACCGGTGTTCAAAGAGTCACATAAACAAAAGGCGTGTTTGAAGATATCATGATAATCCTTTTCCCCCCTGCGGGTCAAGAAataaaccccccccccttcttttcGGAAACCACAAAGTGACGTTCAGCGTCACGCATCCCCCTCATCAGTGTCAGCAGTTAGCGCCTTTGAAACACATCAAAGCGGACGGTTCAGTGGAGCCCAGCCCTCGGCCCCTCGTTCAGGTCGCCATTTTAACAAGTCCCACCCTGAAAGGATGAATTCCTGTCGTCCCCGTTTGATGAAGACGgactttcaaattaatgtttCGTTTCCGCTGCAGGAACAAGGCTCGTTTTTTTTGAGGGAACGTTTTAGGGTGTTAAGCCTGACTGAAGTTATTAGAATTCAGTTTCCCAGCGTAAACGCTGGGAAAAGAGCCCATCTTTACGGCGGAGGCTCGTCTCTCCCGTTTCCCTCCCTCCTTTGCTTTGAGGGGCAGAACGCTGCAATCTGCCGATGGATATccctttaaaaatgtgttctagTCGCATCTTTCCGTGTACTTTCTAGTGACTCTGTCCAGGTTGTAAAGCATAATAGCTGTGATAGAGTAATtggttctaattttattttggttttattttcacGACGGGAGCCTTGCTCCAGCACCCAATAGCTGTGCAAGACGACACGGTTGAGGGAGAAGTTCCCCACTCAGCATCTGGACTTGTTCTGGTCTCTGCAGTGGAAACGCACAAAACAAAAGCCTGGATATAATTTgagttttgagaaaaaaaaaaaaaactggaattcATAGTTGAAACGGGCCTTTAAAGCTGAACTGGAATGGCCGGGCGTGATGATCTTAACCCACATCGAGAAGTTATAAAATAAGGTGGGACATAAATTTACCCGAGAAGTGCTTTGTTTAGACGGAAGCtctagtaaaaaaataataataaaatcagtaTCCATGACACTTCTTTGTTGATAAATGGCCGAGCTTTCCCACATTTCGTGCGTTGAACCCCATCCTGCCAGCAGAGTTCTCAGTGCAGACCGACATTCTGCAGGTAGGTGCTGCTGGAGACTGATCACAGATCAGAATCCGAGCTTTAAGACGGCAACACCAGCCGTCCTTGAACTGCTTTTAATGAACTTCTCAGCAAATGGAAGAATCGTGATCTAAAAGGTTAAATTTAGCTCGCAGCCACGCTTCCACCGCCCAACCTCGCTGGGGTGTGTTTACATTTGTACAAACGACAACGCATGCGAGACTTTGCACACGCGTCAAAGTCGACTAATCTCTAGTAGACTTTAAGCAGGAGCTATTCGGAAATCCATCAGGTTTCCAACACGTGAGATAAGATGTGATTgcatcaaaatgcattttaagccCCAGCGCCGGGCTACCAACCTGACATGCTACCGTTACCTTTCCAAGCAGCGGCGCAGCTCAGATCTGAGGTCACAGCCAGCAGCCCAACGAGCAGGACGGGAGGACGGGGTCTACTATGTGTGCTTTTTAAAGGCGGTCACTGAAAAACACGGGCTGAGGTTTCTTTGGTAGCACGGCAAGGTGGGTTGTGATTACTTTCTAAGGTTTCTCATTTTCCATTCAAAGGCCAGGCATGTCATAACAGAGAATCAGTACACAGAACTACTGTTAaccaaacaagacaaaaaaaaacaacagaacaagaacaaaacagaaaacgagAAGAAAGTGAATAATTAAAACAGTCTTTCCTCTTTTTATGTACAGAAAACTACAGACACTTGTTCAGCTCCAAGCCAACGATgcggggggggggtgatggagGACTGGAAGGAGCAGGCCGACGCTCCGGTCTCAAGTTCAACGTTTGAATCCTCCTCAGTCACGGCTGACGTTGGTCTGGCGGGAGCAGACTGTGGAAGGGAGGCGAGCGTGTCTTTATTGCTTGACTGATGCTCAGTGACTGAGCTGGCTGGAGGCTTTTGGCTGATTTTAGCAGACCAGCAGGCAGGCATTCCCTCTGGGATGCTGGTGACAGACCAAAATGGCAGGGGCATGGTTCTTGGAGCTGAGATGATTGGATGAGCAGTGTGGGGGGCGAGGGGGGGTGGGAGGGTTCCTCTCTGCCTTCAAGAGATCACAGAAGGGGAGTGGTTGTGAGTGACCATGTGACTGTCGGGAGAGGAGTTTGGGCTGCTGCCAGACGACGAGGGACTCCCCTTGTTTTTGATCTGCAGCCAGGTCTCGCCCAGCGCCTTGGCGAAGTGGTCGTCCACAGAGCCTGTGATGGACACCGAGTTGGTGGCGGTGGGCTCGGGCTCCTTGTAGTTCTTCCCGAGGCTGCGGCGGAAATGTTCCTCGATAACGGGGTCGCAGGCTGTGTTGGCTGGAAGGAGAGTAGTTCTCAGTTACCAGTTTGATAATGAAAAGAAATACATCCCGCATAGTCCCTTTTATGGCCTTCTATGGGCAATTTATTGCCTTAAATTGGTTTAAGTACTTTTAGGTCATTGGAAATATCTACTGTACTGTACTGTGTGTAAAATGATCGTTATAAATTTCCCGGTAACCTCAGTGTGATCATTGAAATCCCAGCGGGATCATAAAAACAGtcattttaaattcattatgGCAAAGAAAATGCAACATTCTCAGAAAGTCACTGAGGTGTGAAGTGACTATGAAAATGGAATTATGTTGGTCTTTCTAAGTAAAAAACAATGATAGCAAAAGTAGTTTCTCCATTACTTTTAGGACTAAACCAATAATGAAAAGAAGATTACACAATCAAGTTTACCtatgcttgtttttattaaagtctTAATATTTCTCTTAACAGGTTCTTGAACATGTAGACTTGCATATGTAAATGAAGTAACAAAAGGTATTTCTAGCTTTTCATATCAAAGCTTAAACATTCAACAACAGTCCTAATGTTTCGCGAATAGTGCAAATCTAGGTTCTTTATGTACAGAAACAGACCaagcaagaaaaaaagtaattctgGCCTTTCAAATTAAACCTTGCATAGACCTTTCTAAAGAAAAGTCATTAGAAATGTAGGTTCCAGATTCCTGGTGGTCTTTAAACCCGACACCATTAAAGGGACTTTTATTGTCTTGCTTATAACAGCAAAATTCTGTTTAAATGCTGACAGTCAAATTGCTTCCAGTTCTATGCAAAGAGAAAACTATTTCCCATACAATCTGCTGGATGgaaatgattttatttctaagttTCGTCTCCGTGCCTGTACTCACTGTTGGTTCTCCTGTAGTTGTTGCTGAAGTTGGAGCAGCCGTTGTGCGAGACTGGACACTGTGACAGGTTGCAGTTGCGATTGTTGGCTGCAGCGCACGTAATCACCGACGGACGGTTCTGAAAGCAGAGCAGGTAGTTGTTTGCGCTGAGGGCTGACCACAATCAACAAGAATATTGTgcgtttgaagaaaaaaatgaaataaaaactcgTCCCGCTGAGAGGCAGCGGGGCTAATGAATACCCATTAGTCACGTCATTTAGAAgacagtctgagagcaaagtgctccgTGTCGGAGCCAAAAGAAAAGCAGGTGTCCATTTTACCTGCTGCCGCTCCATGGGGCTGACCGCGTGCGGCACCGACACCATGGCTGCTGTGCTGCCGCGCGCCGTCTCCACCATGCTGTTTTTGGTGAGTGCCAGAGGCTGATCCATGCCTGCTAAGGTGgccaggtggtggtggtggtggtggtggtgatggtggcCGTACAGGTGGTTGGCTGGAACCCCCAGAGGAGCAGGCACCACCATGCGCTCGCTGGGACTCCGCCTGTGGTCCTTAGCAACAGGGGAGCTGCGGTAGTCTGTCGGCTTCCTGTGAAAATAAAGCACCTCTATCTTAGCAGCTGTACCAAACATCGGCTTAATTCGTGAATTCTTACATTTACACTCGTTTAGTGAATGAGCTTTAATGGAAAAGTTTgagttaattatttaaattattattgtttttttttttttttttttaaacgtgtcAGCTGATTCACACACCAAGACAACCCCGTGAGTAAATATTCAGAAGGAATAAAAGGGTGAAGAGGGATGACTCAGAATGAGTCAAATTAACAGATgaataagaaaaacataataGTAAATGCACCCATCTGTCAAACAATGAATAATTATAAGCTATGAATACTGATCTCAGATTGCTGGGAGCGTGAAGCCTGTTTGGTAGAAACCCAAGCTCTCTCTTCTCCATGCAGGCAGGGCAAGACGAGCTCTGGACCTAAATTTATCCAACGTGGAAGGACTCCAAACTTATCTCTGAACATAGGGACGAATGGGCACCGAGTTCAAAGCCTTAAAGTGGTTTCGTCAGCGCAGAGAACAAGCTTTATCTCTCCGGCGAGGGAGCAGCCAGCACACTTAATGCTGTCAACTCTTCAAAACCCTGGAGGCAAAGTTTACCGTCAACATTTCATTAAATCTGCTAATACATTACAAACGTACCCCCTTAGATTTAACTCTTTCGCTTAACCTTTCTTAAACGACGAGTTGAGTAATTAGGTCAGAGAAGCACGATTGGCCTCTCTCCAAAATGTGAGCTCATCACCGGGGACGGCAGAAATGCTAAAGTTTAAAGTAACACTTTAACACTTTAATACACATTTGGGCTGGTTTCCCCTCGGCTCTGGTGACAATAAACCTGATCTGTTTGTTACGCGCAGTTTATCCCCGACATTGCGCAGACTTGCTTTGCAGTTTAACAGGTAGTGATTATTCCAGGGAGTGCGTCACATGTGGTCCGTGCTCCTTGGGTCTGAGTATGAGAGTGTGTGCCTGCGCTGCTCCACTCCCTTCTGACAAATTGAGGCCCAATTTGAGGGAACAAAACGTCCTGCGCTGGCTCCCGTCTCTTCATTTCTCTCCCCGGGGTTACGGAGGCTGTGTAGATGGCCTTATTTAAGTACGGAAACCTAAACGCCCTCTTCCTCCCTTCTGCTGGCATGCAGGAGCCGTCAAAAGTATACACACCCCCGTTCAAATGGCAGGGTGTCTGGGACGCACACGATAAaccatttgaaatgttttacacaCACGGCATTTATCCTGTACAATTTCACttaagttaaaaaatatattttataaaaggTTGGAAAATAAGATCTTCAATAACCTGGTTGAATATGAACACATTGTTAAAGCACCTTTTGATATAACTGCAGCATTCAGTCTACTTTGGTTGGAGTCTTATCAGCATCCGCCTGGTTATATTTGCTTATCAACCTTTCAAAGTTCTCCAAATATGTCAAATTTGGGTAAATTCACCAACTTTACATCTGATGAAAAATcaccccatagcatgatgctgccaccaccatgtttccctgTAGGTATAGTGTTCTGTCTGGGATGTGCAACGTTGATTTGGTGTCAAATCTTATGAAACTGTGGCTCAACCGTTCTGGTTTGGGTTCATTATAATAGAATATATTGTCAAACAAGGTATTTGAAGGTCCCTAACCGGGCAAACAGCTGGTCAGATGATGCATTCAAACTGTGACTACATTTTATCCTGCGCCACCTTCACCACGCCAGGATCATTTCCGCGGAGCCTTGAACACCATCAACCCAGATATCCTCCACCAGAAGCCCACTGAGCCAGCCTCCACCTATCAGTggatcaccagcttcctgactgCCCGGTAGCAGAAGCTGAGACTGGGGGAGCATCTTCTCCCACTCTAGAACCATCAGTGCTGGCGTCCCCCAGGGGTGTGTTCTCTCCCCACTTCTCTCTGTACCCAAATCTCTGTGAAACTCCTCAAgttttgcagatgacaccactgtcaCTGCTCCATGGCATTGCACCATGCATATTTCCACCAGTCCAACCATGtctttctgtttatttacagatttataaataaatgtttctatttCGCTTCTTACATATCTATAATTAAAATGTCtagaaagcaaagcaaagtaGAACTGAAGACAAAGACCTTGTTTTGTGCACAAACATGTCCATTAAAGCAGATTTGGATTCTCAAGgctgaaaactaaaatgtaattaaaaagttGCCTTTACAAAGTGCGTGCCAAAATTTGTATTGTAGCTTTTTTCTGGCaataaattcaattgaattataCATGATActtcataaaaatgttgaaatgatttATCAAAAGTCCCCCCAACAGAAAACGCTGCCATTTTAACCAAAAAGTGTTCGCTTTTAAGTTCACTCTGCGCTCCATTCTATTTAGACACTATTTTGAGTCAACTGTGTAAACAGtttaattttatattatatatactaCACTATGACTATGATGGGTAGAACACAACTTCATTCTTTCCCAGATCAGCAAGAGGCTTCTCCTAAACATGTGAAGCGTGAGAGCAAACATCAGACTTGGCGCTGAAAAAGCAGGAAGAACCCTTTAAGGTGTATTTGGATGCAAAACAAGCTCAGATAAACAGTTGTAGAACCATGTGACCAGGCAACCCTACTGCTGGGCCAAGCATCTGGAGTCCACAGCACGGTTCTCCACAAATAACAGTGAACACAAAACAGGAGCGAGGAGGAAGTGGGGAGCTGCATGTGAATGGT contains:
- the vgll4b gene encoding transcription cofactor vestigial-like protein 4b isoform X1; its protein translation is MHLTKMDLLNYQYLDKMNNNIGILCYDGEAALRGDPRFQSLSLSSSSSSSSSSSSSSISSHRTGPPPISPTKRKLSGDQGDSDMDDNEHVAKMSRLFAAQLKPTDYRSSPVAKDHRRSPSERMVVPAPLGVPANHLYGHHHHHHHHHHLATLAGMDQPLALTKNSMVETARGSTAAMVSVPHAVSPMERQQNRPSVITCAAANNRNCNLSQCPVSHNGCSNFSNNYRRTNTNTACDPVIEEHFRRSLGKNYKEPEPTATNSVSITGSVDDHFAKALGETWLQIKNKGSPSSSGSSPNSSPDSHMVTHNHSPSVIS
- the vgll4b gene encoding transcription cofactor vestigial-like protein 4b isoform X2; this encodes METPLDVLSRAASFVHANEEESEAALRGDPRFQSLSLSSSSSSSSSSSSSSISSHRTGPPPISPTKRKLSGDQGDSDMDDNEHVAKMSRLFAAQLKPTDYRSSPVAKDHRRSPSERMVVPAPLGVPANHLYGHHHHHHHHHHLATLAGMDQPLALTKNSMVETARGSTAAMVSVPHAVSPMERQQNRPSVITCAAANNRNCNLSQCPVSHNGCSNFSNNYRRTNTNTACDPVIEEHFRRSLGKNYKEPEPTATNSVSITGSVDDHFAKALGETWLQIKNKGSPSSSGSSPNSSPDSHMVTHNHSPSVIS